A portion of the Salarias fasciatus chromosome 15, fSalaFa1.1, whole genome shotgun sequence genome contains these proteins:
- the LOC115402448 gene encoding uncharacterized protein LOC115402448 isoform X4: MEDQPLLRDESEDEAPASWRKFSVILTGRTNGAHQSVVGTFESVGQTEATSPGDADYCLVFCPVSSRVGTDVGEAMEHLPAGKDAVLVVMHHTFNPDQEIPPSCRLVTDRRVRLTLDCLFHQNKLLSCEFNRKMKAKIKKFFRASRSKECFACLTSVFCCC; encoded by the exons ATGGAGGACCAGCCTCTTCTCAG agacGAGTCAGAGGACGAAGCTCCAG ctTCTTGGAGGAAGTTCTCCGTCATCCTGACAGGAAGAACAAACGGAGCTCATCAGTCTGTTGTTGGAACCTTTGAATCTGTGGGTCAAACTGAGGCGACGTCTCCTGGAGACGCTGACTActgtctggttttctgtccCGTCTCTTCTCGGGTTGGGACAGACGTCGGTGAGGCcatggagcatcttcctg ctggTAAAGACGCCGTTCTGGTGGTGATGCATCACACCTTCAATCCTGATCAAGAGATTCCTCCGAGCTGCAGACTGGTGACAGACCGGAGAGTCCGACTGACTCTGGACTGTCTGTTCCACCAGAACAAGCTGCTCAGCTGTGAATTCAACAGGAAGATGAAGGCTAAAATCAAGAAGTTCTTCAGAGCCTCCCGGTCAAAG GAGTGTTTCGCTTGCTTGACGAGCGTCTTCTGTTGCTGCTGA
- the LOC115402434 gene encoding uncharacterized protein LOC115402434 isoform X6 yields the protein MADQPHLIEDEPEDEAPVSWKRFSVITTGITNEAHQSVVRIFKSVGQTEGTSPEDADYCLVFCPVSSRVGTDVTDALDHLPAGKAAVLVVMHHTFNPEQVIPPSSRLVTDRRVRLTVDCIFYQNDLLSGEFNRKMKAEIKTFFRHNTKNWFARLREGVCRCCSAICQVCCCCFMKNGSSDTCPIGNWFARLREGVRRCCSATCQVCCRCCFMENSSNDTCPIGVENPHYQLTPEPQTISESDTTSTDHNASCLGQKGSN from the exons ATGGCTGACCAGCCTCACCTGATCGA agacgAGCCAGAGGACGAAGCTCCAG ttTCTTGGAAGAGGTTCTCCGTCATCACGACAGGAATAACAAACGAAGCTCATCAGTCTGTTGTTAGAATCTTTAAATCTGTGGGTCAAACTGAGGGGACGTCTCCCGAAGACGCTGACTActgtctggttttctgtccCGTCTCTTCTCGGGTTGGGACAGACGTCACTGATGCTCTGGACCATCTTCCTG ctggTAAAGCAGCCGTTCTGGTGGTGATGCATCACACCTTCAATCCTGAACAAGTGATTcctcccagcagcagactgGTGACTGACCGGAGAGTCCGACTGACTGTGGACTGCATATTCTACCAGAACGACCTCCTCAGCGGTGAATTCAACAGGAAGATGAAGGCTGAAATCAAGACGTTCTTCAGACACAACACAAAG AATTGGTTTGCTCGCCTCAGGGAAGGCGTCTGTCGCTGCTGCAGCGCAATCTGccaggtctgctgctgctgcttcatgaaGAACGGCAGCAGTGATACCTGCCCCATTGGC AATTGGTTTGCTCGCCTCAGGGAAGGCGTTCGTCGCTGCTGCAGCGCAACCTGCCAggtctgctgccgctgctgcttcaTGGAGAACAGCAGTAATGATACCTGCCCCATTGGC GTCGAGAATCCTCATTACCAACTGACTCCAGAACCACAGACGATCAGCGAGAGTGACACAACCAGCACGGACCACAATGCATCGTGTCTGGGTCAGAAGGGATCAAATTAA